In a genomic window of Streptomyces sp. SJL17-4:
- a CDS encoding uridine kinase gives MRYEAITWERLAEALARRLDGAAPADGSGWLKVAVDGPPAAPGGEFAEQLAGALRTRGRSVLVAGTGGFLRPASLRYEYGKQDPDAYYDGWTDTGALWREVFGPLEPGGTGRVLPDLWDPVKDRATRSPYVTLPPGGVLVLHGPFLLGHWFPFDLTVHLRLSAAALARRTEEAWTLPAFARYESEVDPGDAADVVVRADDPRHPAWTGFGS, from the coding sequence GGCGGAGGCGCTGGCCCGGCGGCTCGACGGGGCCGCGCCGGCGGACGGGAGTGGTTGGCTCAAGGTCGCCGTGGACGGGCCGCCCGCCGCGCCCGGCGGCGAGTTCGCCGAACAGCTCGCCGGGGCGCTGCGGACGCGCGGGCGCTCCGTCCTCGTCGCGGGGACCGGCGGCTTCCTGCGGCCCGCGTCGCTGCGGTACGAGTACGGGAAGCAGGACCCGGACGCGTACTACGACGGGTGGACCGACACCGGGGCGCTGTGGCGGGAGGTCTTCGGGCCGCTGGAGCCCGGCGGCACCGGGCGGGTGCTGCCCGACCTGTGGGACCCGGTGAAGGACCGTGCGACCCGCAGCCCGTACGTGACGCTGCCGCCCGGCGGGGTGCTCGTGCTGCACGGGCCCTTCCTGCTCGGCCACTGGTTCCCCTTCGACCTCACCGTGCACCTGCGGCTCTCGGCCGCCGCGCTCGCCCGGCGCACCGAGGAGGCCTGGACGCTGCCGGCCTTCGCCCGGTACGAGTCGGAGGTCGATCCCGGCGACGCGGCGGATGTGGTCGTCCGCGCGGACGACCCGCGCCACCCGGCCTGGACGGGGTTCGGCAGCTAG
- a CDS encoding PfkB family carbohydrate kinase — protein MSRAAGALLVVGDVVTDVVARHRTPLAPATDTAAEIRTLPGGAGANAACWAARSGCPDVRVLGRVGTDAADWHERALRHAGVRPLLVPDAEAATATVIALVDSSAERTFLTDSGAALRLSPGDWSAGLLDGVARLHLSGYLFFAEPSRETARLALRDAREAGVPVSVDPASAGFLAELGMERFLAATDGAEVLLPNADEARSLTGRDEPEVAAAELSRRFPLVVVTLGAAGALVAEDGTVTARVAAPAARPVDSTGAGDAFTGAFLAARLAGADPAKAAEEGCRAGAVAVTVVGGRPPAGPPAPGA, from the coding sequence GTGAGCCGGGCAGCGGGTGCGCTGCTCGTCGTCGGGGACGTGGTCACGGACGTCGTCGCCCGGCACCGGACACCGCTGGCGCCCGCGACCGACACGGCGGCGGAGATACGGACCCTGCCGGGCGGTGCCGGAGCCAACGCGGCGTGCTGGGCGGCGCGTTCCGGCTGCCCCGACGTGCGCGTCCTCGGCCGGGTGGGGACGGACGCGGCCGACTGGCACGAGCGAGCACTTCGGCACGCGGGCGTGCGTCCCCTGCTCGTCCCGGACGCGGAGGCGGCGACGGCCACCGTGATCGCGCTGGTGGACTCCTCGGCGGAGCGGACGTTCCTCACCGACAGCGGCGCCGCCCTGCGCCTCTCCCCCGGTGACTGGTCGGCCGGCCTGCTCGACGGCGTGGCCCGGCTGCATCTCTCCGGCTACCTGTTCTTCGCCGAGCCGAGCCGCGAGACAGCCCGGCTGGCACTGCGGGACGCACGGGAGGCGGGGGTGCCGGTGAGTGTGGACCCGGCGTCGGCGGGGTTCCTGGCGGAGCTGGGAATGGAGCGGTTCCTCGCGGCGACGGACGGCGCGGAGGTGCTGCTGCCCAATGCCGACGAGGCCCGGTCGCTCACCGGGCGTGACGAACCGGAGGTGGCGGCCGCGGAGTTGAGCCGCCGTTTCCCGCTGGTCGTGGTCACCCTCGGGGCGGCGGGGGCGCTGGTCGCCGAGGACGGCACGGTGACCGCGCGAGTGGCGGCGCCTGCGGCGCGGCCGGTGGACTCCACGGGCGCGGGCGACGCGTTCACCGGCGCCTTCCTGGCGGCCCGGCTCGCGGGCGCGGACCCCGCGAAGGCCGCGGAGGAGGGCTGCCGCGCGGGCGCGGTGGCGGTCACGGTGGTCGGCGGGAGACCACCGGCCGGACCGCCGGCGCCGGGCGCCTGA
- a CDS encoding pseudouridine-5'-phosphate glycosidase gives MSTQVSEEVREALHEGRPVVALESTIIAHGLPRPRNLAVALELEELVRDGGAVPATIAVVDGTARVGLDRAALTRIAEDPAVRKLGHRDLAPALATGVTGATTVSATAWLADAAGIRVFATGGLGGVHREWTDTQDESADLRLLARVGTTVVCAGVKSILDVPATLQRLETLGVTVVGYGTDRFPGFYLASSGEPVDWTLRTPEAVAEVIRAQDRLGGSRAALIVANPVPVAEQLDPALHDRVLAGGLAAAKEKGITGQAVTPFLLEYLTVHTEGASLEANLAAVRGNVRLAARIAGAYGAGRAPGTEPAPGTEPAGGSGSAPGDEPARGSGPAPGSGSAPGASGR, from the coding sequence ATGTCCACACAGGTGTCCGAAGAGGTCCGCGAGGCGCTCCACGAGGGGCGTCCCGTCGTCGCGCTGGAATCGACGATCATCGCCCACGGTCTGCCGCGCCCGCGAAACCTGGCGGTGGCCCTGGAACTGGAGGAGCTGGTACGGGACGGGGGCGCCGTCCCCGCCACGATCGCCGTGGTCGACGGCACGGCCAGGGTCGGCCTGGACCGGGCGGCGCTGACCCGGATCGCCGAGGACCCGGCGGTGCGGAAGCTCGGGCACCGCGACCTCGCCCCGGCCCTGGCGACCGGCGTCACCGGGGCGACGACGGTCTCGGCGACGGCCTGGCTCGCGGACGCGGCCGGCATACGGGTGTTCGCGACCGGAGGCCTCGGCGGTGTGCATCGCGAGTGGACGGACACCCAGGACGAGTCCGCCGACCTGCGGCTGCTCGCCCGCGTCGGAACCACCGTCGTGTGCGCCGGGGTCAAGTCGATCCTCGACGTGCCCGCGACGCTCCAGCGCCTGGAGACGCTCGGCGTGACGGTCGTCGGCTACGGCACGGACCGGTTCCCCGGCTTCTATCTCGCCTCCTCGGGCGAGCCGGTCGACTGGACCCTGCGGACCCCGGAGGCGGTGGCCGAGGTGATACGCGCCCAGGACCGGCTCGGCGGGTCGCGGGCGGCGCTGATCGTGGCCAACCCGGTGCCGGTGGCGGAGCAGCTGGATCCCGCGCTGCACGACCGGGTGCTCGCGGGCGGTCTGGCGGCGGCGAAGGAGAAGGGGATCACCGGGCAGGCGGTGACGCCCTTCCTGCTCGAATACCTGACGGTGCACACGGAAGGGGCGTCCCTGGAGGCCAATCTGGCGGCGGTACGGGGCAATGTGCGGCTCGCGGCGAGGATCGCGGGGGCGTACGGGGCGGGGAGGGCGCCCGGTACCGAACCCGCGCCCGGTACCGAACCGGCGGGCGGCTCCGGGTCTGCGCCCGGTGACGAGCCCGCGCGCGGCTCCGGGCCCGCACCGGGCTCCGGGTCCGCACCCGGCGCGAGCGGCCGGTGA
- a CDS encoding cupin domain-containing protein: MTTHDQPSFAVHIPDEELEVEPLDPAQIVSGTPEVTGKVLWESADGKQLRGIWQITPGVVTDTEANELFVVVSGRATVAVEGGDTLELGPGDACVLREGDRTTWTVHETLRKAYHISL; the protein is encoded by the coding sequence ATGACGACACATGACCAGCCCTCCTTCGCCGTACACATCCCCGACGAGGAGCTGGAGGTGGAGCCGCTCGACCCCGCCCAGATCGTCTCCGGTACGCCCGAGGTGACGGGCAAGGTGCTGTGGGAGTCCGCCGACGGCAAGCAGCTGCGCGGCATCTGGCAGATCACGCCCGGCGTCGTCACCGACACCGAGGCCAACGAGCTCTTCGTGGTGGTCTCCGGCCGGGCGACCGTCGCCGTCGAGGGCGGGGACACCCTGGAGCTCGGGCCCGGTGACGCCTGTGTGCTGCGCGAGGGGGACCGGACGACCTGGACCGTGCACGAGACCCTGCGCAAGGCGTACCACATCAGTCTCTGA
- a CDS encoding discoidin domain-containing protein: MRLNASAPPRRTTTPLPFVLAAVLLLVGGLLLALPDRAGAAADVLISQGRPATSSSVEDSTFGPEKAFDGVSTTRWASAEGVDPQWIRVDLGPSATVSRVKLVWEAAYAKAYRVEISADGTTWTRLATETAGNGGTDDWTGLTGQGRHLRVYGTARGTSYGYSLFTVEVYGTTGTTEPPTGAFTVVAAGDIAAQCTASSSSCAHPKTAALAQRIAPSFYLTMGDNQYDDALLSDFRNYYDKSWGAFKAKTRPVPGNHETYDPAGPLAGYKAYFGSIAYPQGKPYYSYDQGNWHFVALDSNSFDDAAQIQWLKDDLARNTKGCVAAYFHHPLYSSGGHGNDPVSKPVWQILYDAKADLVLNGHDHHYERFAPQDPNGRATADGIVEIVGGMGGADPYDIETVQPNSQKRITGSYGVLKLDLTDTTYTWQYVGTDNQVKDSGPTYTCH; encoded by the coding sequence ATGCGCCTGAACGCCTCCGCCCCACCCCGCCGCACCACGACCCCTCTCCCCTTCGTCCTCGCCGCCGTGCTGCTGCTCGTCGGCGGGCTCCTGCTCGCCCTACCGGACCGGGCCGGAGCCGCCGCCGACGTCCTGATCTCCCAGGGCCGACCGGCCACGTCCTCCTCCGTCGAGGACAGCACCTTCGGCCCGGAGAAGGCCTTCGACGGCGTCTCCACCACCCGCTGGGCCAGCGCCGAAGGCGTCGACCCCCAGTGGATCCGGGTCGACCTCGGCCCCTCGGCCACCGTCTCCCGCGTCAAGCTCGTCTGGGAGGCCGCGTACGCCAAGGCCTACCGCGTGGAGATCTCCGCCGACGGCACCACCTGGACCCGCCTCGCCACCGAGACCGCGGGGAACGGCGGCACGGACGACTGGACCGGACTCACCGGCCAGGGCCGCCACCTCCGCGTGTACGGGACCGCCCGCGGCACCTCGTACGGCTACTCGCTCTTCACGGTGGAGGTCTACGGCACCACCGGCACCACGGAGCCGCCCACCGGCGCCTTCACCGTCGTCGCGGCCGGCGACATCGCCGCCCAGTGCACGGCCTCCAGCAGCTCCTGCGCCCACCCCAAGACCGCGGCCCTGGCCCAGCGGATCGCGCCGTCCTTCTACCTGACGATGGGCGACAACCAGTACGACGACGCCCTGCTCTCCGACTTCCGCAACTACTACGACAAGTCCTGGGGCGCCTTCAAGGCGAAGACCCGCCCCGTGCCCGGCAACCACGAGACCTACGACCCGGCCGGCCCGCTCGCCGGCTACAAGGCCTACTTCGGCTCCATCGCCTACCCGCAGGGCAAGCCGTACTACAGCTACGACCAGGGCAACTGGCACTTCGTCGCCCTCGACTCCAACTCCTTCGACGACGCCGCGCAGATCCAGTGGCTCAAGGACGACCTCGCGCGGAACACCAAGGGCTGCGTCGCCGCCTACTTCCACCACCCGCTGTACTCCTCCGGCGGCCACGGCAACGACCCCGTGTCCAAGCCCGTCTGGCAGATCCTCTACGACGCCAAGGCCGACCTGGTGCTCAACGGACACGACCACCACTACGAGCGCTTCGCCCCGCAGGACCCCAACGGTCGCGCCACCGCCGACGGCATCGTCGAGATCGTCGGCGGCATGGGCGGCGCCGACCCCTACGACATCGAGACGGTCCAGCCCAACAGCCAGAAGCGGATCACCGGTTCGTACGGCGTCCTGAAGCTCGACCTCACCGACACCACCTACACCTGGCAGTACGTCGGCACCGACAACCAGGTGAAGGACTCCGGCCCGACCTACACCTGCCACTGA
- a CDS encoding MFS transporter produces the protein MYLATTGRPDAPPAPSGVRRRVPGTVLALGAVSLVTDVSSEMVTAVLPLYLVLGLGLSPLQFGLLDGLSTGATALVRLLGGATADRGGRHKQIGGLGYALSACSRLGLLLAGGATGWIATAITADRLGKGVRTAPRDALITLHSPPEDLGRAFGTHRAMDTTGALLGPLAAFALLWATADAYDAVFAVSFSVGAFGVLLWVLLVPGRTRGDEKAPVLPAEPRARGGSAEPRARGGFLGGLLGGLRSPGYRRIVICAGILGAATIGDAFVYLLLQRRLAFDATWFPFLPLGAAGVYLLLAVPAGRLADRIGRRAPLLYGHGALLLAYGLLLAPLPDPVVLLGVLLLLGVFYAATDGVLMALAGPFLSEGRQASGLAVVQTAQALARLGAAVAFGAVWTASGPETALVTALLALTAALCCAARLLPTTPSEPSDSSPPRGATDPCPT, from the coding sequence ATGTACCTCGCGACCACCGGTCGCCCCGACGCGCCGCCCGCCCCCTCGGGGGTCCGGCGGCGCGTCCCCGGCACCGTCCTCGCCCTCGGCGCGGTCAGCCTGGTCACCGACGTCTCCTCGGAGATGGTGACGGCCGTCCTGCCGCTCTACCTGGTCCTCGGACTCGGCCTCTCCCCACTCCAGTTCGGGCTGCTCGACGGCCTCTCGACCGGTGCCACCGCGCTCGTACGACTCCTCGGCGGCGCCACCGCCGACCGCGGCGGCCGCCACAAGCAGATCGGCGGACTCGGCTACGCCCTGTCCGCCTGCTCCCGGCTCGGCCTCCTCCTCGCCGGCGGCGCGACCGGCTGGATCGCGACCGCGATCACCGCCGACCGGCTCGGCAAGGGCGTCCGCACCGCCCCGCGCGACGCCCTCATCACCCTGCACAGCCCACCCGAGGACCTGGGCCGCGCCTTCGGCACGCACAGGGCCATGGACACCACCGGCGCCCTCCTCGGCCCCCTGGCCGCCTTCGCGCTGCTGTGGGCGACCGCCGACGCGTACGACGCCGTCTTCGCCGTCAGCTTCAGCGTCGGGGCGTTCGGCGTCCTGCTGTGGGTGCTGCTCGTCCCCGGGCGGACACGGGGCGACGAGAAGGCACCCGTCCTCCCGGCGGAACCACGCGCGCGTGGCGGGTCCGCGGAGCCACGCGCGCGTGGCGGCTTCCTCGGTGGACTGCTGGGCGGGCTGCGCTCGCCCGGGTACCGACGGATCGTGATCTGCGCCGGAATCCTCGGCGCCGCCACCATCGGCGACGCCTTCGTCTACCTGCTGCTCCAGCGACGGCTCGCGTTCGACGCGACCTGGTTCCCGTTCCTGCCGCTCGGCGCGGCCGGCGTCTATCTGCTGCTCGCCGTCCCCGCCGGACGCCTCGCCGACCGGATCGGGCGGCGAGCACCGCTCCTGTACGGGCACGGGGCCCTCCTCCTCGCCTACGGACTGCTCCTCGCCCCGCTGCCCGACCCCGTGGTCCTCCTGGGCGTCCTCCTCCTGCTCGGGGTCTTCTACGCCGCCACCGACGGTGTCCTGATGGCCCTGGCCGGGCCCTTCCTGAGCGAGGGCCGGCAGGCGAGCGGCCTCGCCGTCGTCCAGACCGCGCAGGCGCTCGCCCGGCTCGGCGCCGCCGTCGCGTTCGGCGCCGTCTGGACCGCGAGCGGGCCGGAGACCGCGCTCGTCACGGCGCTGCTCGCCCTCACGGCGGCCCTGTGCTGCGCCGCGCGGCTGCTCCCCACGACTCCTTCCGAGCCCTCCGATTCGAGCCCTCCGAGAGGAGCGACCGACCCATGTCCGACCTGA
- a CDS encoding MFS transporter, with product MPGHIPGPTPVTDAELPALRRRVQAVLIATQILGGLGIATGVALAAVLARDVSGSEALSGLASTATVAGPALLAMPLAALMASRGRRAGLVLAYLIGAVGAGVAVLGAVAASFPLLLLGLVGFGAGSSANLAARFAAADLAAPDRRARAISTVVWATTIGAVLGPNIAAPAGKSVAGLGIPATAGPFVWAAGVFVIAAAMVAVLLRPDPLLTARALDGTGAGEAPEERSLRAGMRAVRESPKARLAVVTVAGSHTAMVSIMSMTPVALTHHGADIQLIGLVISGHIAGMYAFSPLMGWLSDRLGRLSVIGLAVGLIGVAALVAGTAGPSHGRTALGLFILGLGWSAGLVSGSALLTDSVPQAARAAVQGLSDFIMNTAAGVGGLAAGLIVAQAGYGPLNAIAACLLLPMAALALRGSLRKA from the coding sequence CTGCCCGGCCACATACCCGGCCCCACCCCCGTCACCGACGCCGAGCTCCCCGCGCTGCGCCGGCGCGTTCAGGCCGTGCTCATCGCCACCCAGATCCTCGGGGGCCTCGGCATCGCCACCGGCGTCGCGCTCGCCGCCGTGCTCGCCAGGGACGTCAGCGGTTCCGAGGCACTGTCCGGTCTCGCGTCGACGGCGACCGTGGCGGGGCCCGCGCTGCTCGCCATGCCGCTGGCCGCCCTGATGGCCTCGCGGGGCCGCCGGGCCGGTCTCGTCCTCGCCTACCTCATCGGCGCGGTCGGCGCCGGGGTCGCCGTGCTCGGGGCGGTCGCCGCGAGCTTCCCCCTGCTGCTCCTCGGCCTCGTGGGCTTCGGCGCCGGATCATCGGCCAACCTGGCGGCCCGATTCGCCGCCGCCGACCTCGCCGCACCGGACCGCAGGGCGCGGGCCATCTCCACCGTGGTGTGGGCGACGACGATCGGGGCGGTCCTGGGCCCGAACATCGCCGCGCCGGCCGGGAAGAGCGTCGCGGGCCTGGGGATACCCGCCACCGCGGGCCCCTTCGTCTGGGCCGCCGGAGTCTTCGTGATCGCGGCGGCCATGGTGGCCGTGCTGCTGCGCCCCGACCCCCTCCTCACCGCCCGCGCGCTCGACGGGACCGGCGCGGGCGAGGCGCCGGAGGAACGCTCCCTGCGGGCCGGGATGCGGGCGGTACGGGAGTCCCCGAAGGCCCGCCTCGCGGTGGTCACCGTCGCGGGCTCGCACACCGCGATGGTGTCGATCATGTCGATGACCCCGGTGGCGCTCACCCACCACGGGGCGGACATCCAGCTGATCGGGCTCGTCATCAGTGGGCACATCGCCGGTATGTACGCCTTCTCGCCCCTGATGGGCTGGCTGTCCGACCGGCTGGGGAGGCTGTCGGTGATCGGGCTCGCGGTCGGGCTGATCGGCGTGGCGGCACTCGTCGCGGGCACGGCGGGGCCCAGCCACGGCCGCACCGCCCTCGGCCTGTTCATCCTCGGCCTCGGCTGGTCGGCGGGTCTGGTGTCCGGCTCGGCGCTGCTCACGGACTCGGTGCCGCAGGCCGCGCGGGCCGCGGTCCAGGGGCTCTCCGACTTCATCATGAACACCGCCGCCGGTGTCGGCGGCCTCGCGGCGGGCCTGATCGTGGCGCAGGCGGGCTACGGACCGCTGAACGCGATCGCGGCCTGCCTGCTGCTGCCGATGGCGGCGCTCGCGCTCCGCGGCTCGCTCCGGAAGGCGTGA
- a CDS encoding methylated-DNA--[protein]-cysteine S-methyltransferase produces the protein MDIEAGPEGGGRAVPVEWTVMECAIGPLFLAATERGLVRVEFHADAARRDRMLDRLAAQLGAEPVERASGLLAGAIRRLDRYFAGEPGDVDLPLDWSLTAGFNRQVLRELASGVPYGTVVGYGELAGRVGQPGAAQAVGAAMGSNPLPVVVPCHRVVESDGGLGGFGGGLETKRQLLALEGVLPAPLF, from the coding sequence ATGGACATCGAAGCGGGGCCGGAGGGCGGCGGGCGGGCCGTCCCGGTGGAGTGGACGGTCATGGAGTGCGCCATCGGGCCGCTCTTCCTCGCCGCGACCGAGCGGGGACTCGTGCGGGTCGAGTTCCACGCCGACGCGGCGCGGCGGGACCGGATGCTCGACCGGCTGGCGGCGCAGCTCGGCGCGGAGCCGGTGGAGCGCGCCTCGGGGCTGCTCGCGGGCGCGATACGCCGGCTCGACCGGTACTTCGCGGGCGAGCCCGGCGATGTCGATCTGCCCCTGGACTGGAGTCTGACGGCGGGCTTCAACCGGCAGGTGCTGCGCGAGCTGGCGAGCGGTGTGCCGTACGGCACGGTCGTCGGGTACGGGGAGCTGGCCGGACGCGTGGGGCAGCCGGGGGCGGCGCAGGCGGTCGGCGCGGCGATGGGATCCAATCCGCTGCCGGTCGTGGTGCCGTGCCACCGTGTGGTGGAGAGCGACGGCGGTCTCGGCGGCTTCGGAGGCGGTCTCGAGACCAAGCGGCAGCTGCTCGCGCTCGAGGGCGTGCTGCCGGCGCCGCTGTTCTGA
- a CDS encoding MHYT domain-containing protein, producing the protein MQGTVDGFSYGLVTPVAAFLMACLGGALGLRCTTRSLRHRDSFKAGWLALGATSIGTGIWTMHFIAMMGFSVQQAPIHYDLPITFASLGVAVLMVGIGIFIVGYRGATALTLVTGGTITGLGVATMHYLGMAGMRLQGRIEYDTLTVATSVVIAVVAATTALWAAVSVHGFLASLGASLVMGVAVSGMHYTAMSAVSVHLHGTEPVKGTGDTATSLLLPMLIGPAVFLILAAVVVMFDPLLVMGDPDWQGPAARTPHRPGVPAPRHVPSYGEPANWTARPAGRGARRSVPRAGHRSQDW; encoded by the coding sequence ATGCAGGGCACGGTCGACGGATTCAGCTACGGGCTCGTCACTCCGGTGGCGGCCTTTCTCATGGCGTGCCTGGGCGGCGCCCTCGGCCTGCGGTGCACCACGAGATCGCTCCGCCACCGCGACAGCTTCAAGGCGGGCTGGCTCGCCCTCGGGGCCACCTCGATCGGCACCGGCATCTGGACCATGCACTTCATCGCCATGATGGGCTTCTCGGTCCAGCAGGCGCCCATCCACTACGACCTGCCCATCACCTTCGCCAGCCTGGGCGTGGCCGTCCTGATGGTCGGCATCGGGATCTTCATCGTCGGATACCGGGGGGCGACCGCCCTCACCCTGGTCACCGGCGGCACCATCACCGGCCTCGGCGTGGCCACCATGCACTACCTGGGCATGGCCGGGATGCGCCTCCAGGGGCGCATCGAGTACGACACGCTCACCGTCGCGACGTCCGTGGTCATCGCCGTCGTGGCGGCCACGACGGCCCTCTGGGCGGCCGTCTCCGTCCATGGATTTCTGGCCAGCCTCGGTGCGAGCCTGGTGATGGGCGTCGCCGTCAGTGGTATGCACTACACCGCCATGTCGGCGGTCAGCGTCCACCTGCACGGCACGGAGCCCGTCAAGGGCACCGGCGACACCGCCACCTCGCTGCTGCTGCCGATGCTGATCGGCCCGGCGGTCTTCCTGATCCTCGCCGCCGTCGTCGTCATGTTCGACCCGCTGCTCGTGATGGGCGATCCGGACTGGCAGGGCCCCGCCGCCCGTACCCCGCACCGCCCCGGCGTCCCCGCCCCGCGCCACGTACCGTCCTACGGCGAGCCCGCCAACTGGACGGCCCGGCCCGCCGGACGCGGGGCCCGCAGGAGCGTCCCCCGGGCCGGCCACCGCTCCCAGGACTGGTGA
- the uvrB gene encoding excinuclease ABC subunit UvrB, whose protein sequence is MRPVSKIERSVAPFEVVSSYQPSGDQPTAIADLERRIRAGEKDVVLLGATGTGKSATTAWMIEKLQRPTLVMAPNKTLAAQLANEFRELLPNNAVEYFVSYYDYYQPEAYVPQSDTYIEKDSSINEEVERLRHSATNSLLTRRDVIVVASVSCIYGLGTPQEYVDRMVPLKVGDELDRDQLLRRFVDIQYTRNDLAFTRGTFRVRGDTIEIFPVYEELAVRIEMFGDEIEALSTLHPLTGEVISEDRELYVFPASHYVAGPERMERAVNDIERELEGRLAELDKQGKHLESQRLRMRTTYDLEMMRQIGSCSGIENYSMHFDGRDPGSAPNTLIDYFPEDFLLVIDESHVTVPQIGAMYEGDASRKRTLVDHGFRLPSALDNRPLKWEEFQERIGQTVYLSATPGTYELSRGDGFVEQIIRPTGLVDPEVVVKPTEGQIDDLVHEIRLRTERDERVLVTTLTKKMAEDLTDYFLELGIQVRYLHSDVDTLRRIELLRELRAGEYDVLVGINLLREGLDLPEVSLVAILDADKQGFLRSGTSLIQTIGRAARNVSGQVHMYADRITPAMEQAIDETNRRREKQIAYNTENGIDPQPLRKKINDIVATIAREEIDTEELLGTGYRQGKEGQGAKAPVPSLAAHGVKGRGKAGSTVELGDRPATELAAIIEEMTDRMRAAAAELQFEVAARLRDEVGELKKELRQMKEAGLA, encoded by the coding sequence ATGCGGCCCGTTTCCAAGATCGAACGTTCGGTGGCGCCCTTCGAGGTCGTCAGCTCCTACCAGCCCAGCGGCGACCAGCCGACGGCCATCGCCGACCTGGAGCGGCGTATCCGCGCGGGCGAGAAGGACGTCGTGCTCCTCGGTGCCACCGGCACCGGAAAGTCCGCCACCACCGCGTGGATGATCGAGAAGCTCCAGCGCCCCACCCTGGTGATGGCGCCGAACAAGACCCTGGCCGCCCAGCTGGCGAACGAGTTCCGCGAGCTCCTGCCGAACAACGCGGTCGAGTACTTCGTCTCGTACTACGACTACTACCAGCCCGAGGCGTACGTGCCGCAGTCGGACACGTACATCGAGAAGGACTCCTCCATCAACGAGGAGGTGGAGCGGCTCCGCCACTCCGCGACGAACTCCCTGCTCACCCGCAGGGACGTCATCGTGGTCGCCTCCGTCTCCTGCATCTACGGCCTCGGCACGCCCCAGGAGTACGTGGACCGGATGGTCCCGCTCAAGGTCGGCGACGAGCTCGACCGCGACCAGCTGCTCCGCCGCTTCGTCGACATCCAGTACACGCGGAACGACCTGGCGTTCACCCGTGGCACCTTCCGCGTCCGCGGCGACACCATCGAGATCTTCCCGGTCTACGAGGAGCTCGCCGTCCGCATCGAGATGTTCGGCGACGAGATCGAGGCCCTCTCCACCCTCCACCCGCTCACCGGCGAGGTCATCAGCGAGGACCGCGAGCTGTACGTGTTCCCCGCCAGCCACTACGTCGCCGGCCCCGAGCGCATGGAGCGCGCGGTCAACGACATCGAGCGCGAGCTGGAGGGCCGCCTCGCCGAGCTCGACAAGCAGGGCAAGCACCTGGAGTCCCAGCGCCTGCGCATGCGGACCACGTACGACCTGGAGATGATGCGCCAGATCGGCTCCTGCTCCGGCATCGAGAACTACTCGATGCACTTCGACGGCCGCGACCCCGGCTCCGCGCCCAACACCCTCATCGACTACTTCCCCGAGGACTTCCTCCTCGTCATCGACGAGTCGCACGTCACCGTGCCGCAGATCGGCGCCATGTACGAGGGCGACGCCTCCCGCAAGCGGACCCTGGTCGACCACGGCTTCCGGCTCCCGTCCGCCCTGGACAACCGCCCGCTGAAGTGGGAGGAGTTCCAGGAGCGCATCGGCCAGACGGTCTACCTCTCCGCGACCCCCGGCACGTACGAACTCTCGCGCGGAGACGGCTTCGTCGAGCAGATCATCCGCCCCACCGGGCTCGTCGACCCCGAGGTCGTCGTCAAGCCCACCGAGGGCCAGATCGACGACCTGGTCCACGAGATCAGACTGCGCACCGAGCGTGACGAGCGGGTCCTCGTCACCACCCTCACCAAGAAGATGGCCGAGGACCTCACCGACTACTTCCTGGAGCTCGGCATCCAGGTGCGCTATCTGCACAGCGACGTCGACACCCTGCGCCGGATCGAGCTGCTGCGCGAGCTGCGCGCCGGTGAGTACGACGTCCTCGTCGGCATCAACCTCCTCCGCGAGGGCCTCGACCTCCCCGAGGTGTCCCTCGTCGCCATCCTCGACGCCGACAAGCAGGGCTTCCTGCGTTCCGGGACCTCCCTGATCCAGACGATCGGCCGCGCCGCGCGAAACGTCTCGGGCCAGGTCCACATGTACGCGGACCGCATCACCCCTGCGATGGAGCAGGCCATCGACGAGACCAACCGGCGCCGCGAGAAGCAGATCGCGTACAACACGGAGAACGGCATCGACCCGCAGCCGCTCCGCAAGAAGATCAACGACATCGTCGCGACCATCGCGCGCGAGGAGATCGACACCGAGGAACTCCTCGGCACCGGCTACCGGCAGGGGAAGGAGGGCCAGGGCGCCAAGGCCCCCGTCCCCTCGCTCGCCGCGCACGGCGTCAAGGGCAGGGGCAAGGCCGGTTCCACTGTGGAGCTCGGCGACCGGCCCGCCACCGAACTGGCCGCGATCATCGAGGAGATGACCGACCGGATGCGCGCCGCCGCCGCCGAGCTGCAGTTCGAGGTGGCCGCCCGGCTCCGTGACGAAGTGGGAGAGCTGAAGAAGGAGTTGCGCCAGATGAAGGAGGCGGGACTCGCCTGA